The Sinomicrobium kalidii region GATGGCAGGCCACACTAAGTAAACGCAATAACGGCGGAATTTTCGGTAGAAAATTCACGCCTTTTTATTAACTTGGTTGTGTTAGCGGAAAATACGCGAGTATTTCCCCGTTACTGACACTTACACAAAACCTTGGCATTCAAATAGAATAATAATGAAATTCAAATACATTTTTCTGATTCTGATATTAACACACTGTCTTAGTTTGTCAGGTCAGGAACAAAATTCATTGCAGCAACTAAGAGCATCAATTCCCTTGAGTTATGCACAACAGGATAGTATTTATTCAGAGATTTTAGACGAAAGCCGAAAAATCAATATATATCTGCCTGAAAGTTTCCATGAAGCCTCGGAAGAGCATCAATATCCGGTGCTTGTGCTACTTGAAGATGAATTCTTTTACATGACCTCTGGTGTGGTAAAACATTTGAGTTCGGTAGAACGAATGCCCGAAACTATTGTCGTCAGTATCTTGGATATGTCTTATATTCCTACTGTCTATACAAATGGAAGCACCTTTTGGCCAGCAGAGAAATTATCGGACGAAAACCCGGGTCCTTTTACCAAACATCTAAAGGAAGAACTTTTCCCGTATCTTGAATCGAATTATCGTGCAAACGATTTTAGAATGATCATAGGATTATCATGGACATCCGTCTACGCCCTTCACACTTTTGTAAAAGAACCGGGATTGTTTGATGCCCATATTGCTGTTGCTGCGGGAGATATTTTAGGTATGGGATATGATGCAGGTGAACGTTTTATTGATTTGATTGCCGGTGAAGTGAAGAATCATCCGGGCAGAAAAAACTACCTGTATATAACGTCATCAGATGGTGATGGCGGAGGAAATTCCCCGGAAATTGGAGAGCACCTTGTCGAACTGGATAGAATTCTTTCACCCCTTGAATCGGAAAATTTTCAATATGTCTCAAAACTATTCCCTAACGAGGGGCACTACGATGTAGCACTTCCGGCGTTGATTGAGGCTCTGGGTATGATTTTCCCAAAAGAGGAATGGTTTGCCAGGTATCGAGACATGGTAAATAAACCCGGAAATGCAATTGATAATATTGATAAATACTATGAACGGTTATCAAAAAAATACGGCTTCCGGATTTTACCAAGAGCAGAACGATGGAATAGTGTAAATAGGCTAAGCTGGATTGGTCCTTACCTAATAAGACAAGGAAGGGTAGCTGAAGGTATAGAAATTATAGAAAGATGGGTCGAACTACGGCCCAACTCGCCCCTTGCACTTAATGAACTTGCAAAAGCATACGAGAACAGTAATCGGATTGAAAAAGCTATTGTGACGTTGTCAAAGGCATATGAGCTTTCTTGTCAGCTGAAATTGCCGGGTTCGGAACAATACCTGAATCACTTGGAAAAACTAAAAACGAATGCGAACAAACAATAAGCAAACTAAGCCGTGAATAGTTTTTGATGCGAGATAATAACTTCGGATGCAAAAAGAACCGGTATACTCACATGAGCCTATCTGGTTGTGGGCAACTTAGAGATAAATTTATCAATCAGGACAATGATATTAAAATAAAATGAAACTTCTTCTCACTTCGGCAGGCATAAGCAATACGAGCATACGCAATGCGCTCGTTGACCTCTTAAATAAACCGATTACTGAGGCAAATGCTCTTTTTATACCCACCGCAATACACGCAATAGCCGGAGGTACTGACATAGCAAGAAAGGTGATTTGCGGAACACTGGGGGACCCTTTCTGCGAGTTGGGCTGGAAATCGTTGGGAGTGCTGGAACTGACTGCGCTGCCCAGCATTAAAAAAGAACTCTGGATCCCGACACTCCGGAAAACCGATGCTTTACTGGTTGGAGGCGGTGACTGCCAATATCTGTGCTACTGGATGCAGCAGTCCGGATTGGCAGAACTCTTGCCATCGCTGCTCCTCAATACGGTCTACGTGGGGCTGAGTGCCGGGAGCATGATTATGACCCGCTTTGGAACGACCTATGGCAACCATACACTGCCAGGGGAAAGTGATAAATCTCTGGGAATTGTTGATTTTGCCCTGCACCCTCATCTGGACCACGAATGGTTTCCGGAAAATTCTTTGGCAAATTTAGAAAAGCTGGCTACTACGATACCCGTGCCGTCTTATGCGATTGACGATAATACCGCTATCAAAGTGACTGACGGAAACATCGAAGTTATCTCCGAGGGACAGTGGAAGCTATTTACTCCGGATAAAACAACGAACGGTTAATACACGCTATAGCTAATACGGGTTGTAGTGGGGCGTTGAGGTTTGTGCAACTTGATAGAGAGAAGTTCCGAAACCCACATGCCCACAGTGTCAAACGTTGTGCACAAGGCTCAAAATAATTTTTGGCTTAAACGTCTAATTCATAGTTTATATGATCTCAGAAAAATTAGTTATTCTCTCTTTAATCGCATTTAATATAATTACGGCTCAAAAGCCCGATTTTTCACTAAGTGGAAAAACTTCGGATATTACAGATGGGACTTACCTATATTTAAGAGATCTGGTAAACGGAGGGAATATTGATTCTGCCCTTGTTCGGAAGAACACATTCAGATTCAATACAGACCTTCCGGAACCTACCTTGTTTGTGATGTTGTTTACAAAAGACCGATCAAAATTTAAAGAATTATGGCTTGAAGAAAGTACAATGACATTTGATGCTACTGAATGTGATTTTAAAAACGCAAAAGTTACAGGTTCAAAAAATCAAACCATAGCAACAAAATTGAATGAGACAGTTTATGCTAATGTCGGGAGCATTCCGGATGATACTTTAAAACAAAAAGAAAAAGATTTCATCAACGATCATTCTGATGCTTTACTAAGTGCATATATTCTATATGGTAATCACCGATGGACTCAAAATGAAATTGGTGAATTTTATTCAAAACTATCCGGAGAAGTCCAAACCTCTTCACTTGGAAAGAAGATTGCAAAAGATTTAGAAAAAGATATTCCGACAATTGGTGAAAAATATACAGACTTCAATCTGACTGACCCTAATGGTAAACCCGAAAATTTATCTGACTCAACAGGAAAACTTACTTTATTACAATTCTGGTCTTCTTCTTGTGATTTCAGTAGAGAAATGAATAGCATACTAACCGGTATTTATCGTAATTATCACTCTAAAGGTTTAGAAATTATAAGTGTTTCCGGAGATACAAATAAGGAAGACTGGCTTAACGCCATAAAAGAGGATAAAGCAAATTGGTCGCAATTAAGCAATTTGCAAGGTTGGAATGGAGAAGTTTTCAGTGCGTATGGCATCCGTTTCACTCCTTCTAATTTTCTAATCGATGAAGAAGGAATAATTGTAGCAAGAAACCTTAGAGGAAAGGAATTAGAAAGAAAAATTAAAGAATACCTGAAATAATAATTTGGATTTTTTCCCGGTTCACAATAATGATTATCCCAAATTAGGAGGCAGCCCTTCAAAGAAAAGAATTGGCTTCGCCAATAAGTCTGCTTTCCTTCCGCCCGGGTATTCGTTTGAATGCAATGGTAGGGAGTCCGTTGCTACAGGACGTTTATAACGTCCGTAAAAATAAGCCTAATCCTGTAGCTTAGATATAATTGTTTTTCTCTAAGGTTCAGGCCTTTTACTAACTAAAATGGTTAATTGCGTACATTTGTGTGTCAGGAACAACTATCCACAGCATTGAATTACATTAACATAAGACCTCTATTAACTTAAATAATTTCCGTATGGATAAAAGGGTAGCAATATTTTGTCTTATCTTATTTGTATTTATTAATACCGGCTGCAATAACAATGCCGGCTCAAAAATACAAACAGAGAAAACCGAAGATAAAAAGGCCCCCGTTGTTAAAGAAAAATGGCATTGGGGCAATCCCGCTAAACAAAGTGAAAGTGCAGGATATGCACAAGTTGTAAAGGCGGGCAACACAATCTATGTTTCCGGCGTTCCTACAGACGATTTAAGCCCGGAGGGTATAGCCGGAGTATACAAAACATTAGAAGAATGTTTGAATGCTTTTGGAGCATCTTCGAAAAATGTAGTGAAAGAAACACTCTATACTACTGATATTGAAACCATGAAAAAATACAATGATGCAAGAAAAGAATTTTATCAGGGCGACTTCCCGGCAGCCAGTTGGGTACAGGTAAGCAGGTTGTATGAACCCGATGCCAAGTTAGAAGTAGATCTAGTTGCACAAATCACGGATGGAGATGAATAAATTATTTTCCCTGTTTGTAAACCTTCTATAGTATTGTTAATAAAACTATTGACCCGAAAAGTGAAGAAATGAAAAACAACACAGCCGGTGAAAGGATAGCCTTTAGCAAAATGGAATTGGAAGAAGCCTGTACGGCAATAACTTCTTTAATCAATAAATGTGAAAAAGCTAAAGTGAAAAACAATTCTGCTCAGGAAACACTATTGAAAAGACGTATTAAAGCATTACAGATTTCAGTCAGTTTGATAGAAGAGAAAATTTCAAAGGCCACTTATTAAAATAAAATCAACTAACTGCCAACGGCCTGCAAGCTGAAAACCGAGAATAATTGAGGAAAACAACTTACATAACGTCCTGGTTTTATTAATGATCGGAATTCCATTATTTGAATTCATGGCATTTAATTCAATGGTGAGTTTAAAATATGAAACAAACGAATTAACCGATTGTATATCTCTGGTTTCCGGAAATGATTTGTGCAAGGCAATAAAAATATTCCACATTTCAGCAATTTTTTTCGGAGTAGCTTTTATTGGCCTTTGTGTATATTTGGAGATATCACCACTATAATAATAACACTCAACCACCTATAGTTTGAACATTTATTGGTCTTTATGAATTTAGAGTTTCATCGCTAATATCAGGCTAACCTATAGGTGGTTGAGTAACGGCCGTCAGGCCGTTGTGCCGAAACCACCGATTTTCCAAGCCTTCTCCTCATTATTTGTTAATTCTGTAAATTTTATTTGTGGTTATTACATTTTATATTTAGTTTTCATGTTTAAAATCCTAAAACCAAAATCGGGGACTTTCAAAACAGTCCCTTGTATAAATTTATTATGAAAAATACCAGACGAGACTTTATCCGCACTTCTGCTGCATTCACGGCGGCGGTAGGTATAGGCACCACAATCCCTTCAGCATTTTCAATGATGGCAGAACAGCCGAAGAAAAAAATACGAATCGGTGCTATAGGCATTAAAGGTATGGGATGGGCCGACCTCAATGCCATTCTGAAACATCCGGATGCCGAATGCACCGCACTCTGTGATGTGGATAAGAACGTACTGGACAAGAGAATAAAAGAGTTGGCAGACAAGGGAATAAAGGTCAAAGGGTATGGCAATTATAAAGATTTACTCGCTTCGAATAAGGTAGATGCCGTAGTCATAGGTACGCCCGATCATTGGCATTGCCTGCAAATGGCCGATGCCTGTGCCGCGGGAAAAGATATATATGTGGAAAAACCTCTTGGTAATTCCATAGCCGAATGTGAAGCTATGGTAAATGCCGCTCAAAAATACGACCGTATTGTACAGGTAGGGCAATGGCAGCGCAGTCAGAAACATTTTCGCGATGCCGTGGATTTTGTACATTCCGGTAAACTGGGAAAGATACGGCTTGTAAAAGCCTGGGCCTACCAGGGGTGGATGAAGAGCATTCCCGTAAAACCGGACGGCCCCGTCCCGGAGGGGGTAGATTATGCAGGCTGGCTGGGCCCTGCTGAAAAACGGCCTTTTAACCCCAACCGTTTTCATTTTGATTTTCGCTGGTTCTGGGACTATGCCGGAGGATTGATGACCGACTGGGGCGTGCATATGCTGGATTACGCCTTGATAGGTATGAAAGCCACCACACCAAAATCGGTTATGGCCTCCGGGGGAAAATTTGCTTATCCCGACGATGCTGCCGAAACCCCGGACACGCTGACCACCGTTTTTGAGTTTGACGATTTTAATGTACAGTGGGAGCATGCCAACGGTATAGACGGAGGCCCTTACGGCAGGAATCACGGGGTGGCTTTTATAGGAAATAAAGGCACATTGGTCCTGAACAGGGACGGATGGGAAGTGATCCCCGAAGAAGGTCGTATGGAAGCCGTACCGCTTCAGAAGAAAGTGGACGACGGACTGGAACTGCATGCCGTTAATTTTATCGAAGCCATTCAAAAAAGAGATAAATCCCTGCTGAACTGCCCGGTAGAAGCGGGGGCGCATATCGCTGTTTTCTCCCAGATGGGGAATATTGCCTATCGTACCGGAAAAAAAATATACTGGGATGATGCAAAAAAGAGTTTTAATGATACCAATGCCGACAAATTGATAGCGGCCTCCTATCATAACGGATACACAATTCCTTCTTTTTAAGAAAAAATCGAAAATATTCAGGATTAAGGATGAAACAAATTTTAATATTTCTTTTTTTATACGGTGTTTGCTTTTTGTCTTTCGCACAGGATGCCGAACGTTTTAAAGAAGACATTAAAGCTTTCCGGCAAGAGTCGGATACGATCAACCTGGCCGATTATGACGCGTTGATCGTAGGAAGTTCATCCGTCCGTATGTGGCAGGATATCGACCGGTATTTTCCCGGGCATAAATTTTTAAATCGCGGCTTTGGCGGTTCGCAGATGAGCGATGTACGCCATTATGCGGAAGAGCTGATCTTCCGTCACCCTTTGGAAAAACTGTTCCTTTACGAGGGCGATAATGATATAGCCTGGGGTAAAAGAGTGGGGCAGGTAAAAAGGGATTTTAAAAAAGTGCTGCGGGAAGTTCAAAAACGGATGCCCGGCACACAGGTCTACATGATTTCGGTAAAACCGTCTTTACAGGAGGAAAGGATGGATAGAAAGCGCAGGTACCTTCGCCTGAACCGCTGGATGGAAAGGTATTGCAACAGGAAAGAACGATTCCATTTTGTGGATGTCTGGCCGGCAATGCTCACGAAAAACGGGGAGCCCCGCGAAGAACTTTTTATAGACGATGGCATACATATGACCCACCTGGGATATGAAATATGGGCAATGAGGATCACCCCTTTTTTGAGGTGAGGTTTTTCCTTTTCCGGAATACCCTGGCCAGGACAAGCAGTACCAGGTGATCGTCTTTAAAGGCTTCCCGGATCTTCTGAAAAGCGATCCGCATCTGGGATTCCACGGTTTTTACAGAAATGTCCAGTTGTACGGCAATATCCCTGTATTTTATTCCTTCCATTTTATTGAGGCGGATGATTTCCCTGCACTTTGGCGGAAGTGATTCGATAACACTTTTCATCCGTTCAATCCGCTTTTCCAGTTGTTCTTCGTCTTCTGCAATGCGTTCGCGTAGCGCCTTTTCCCATAGTTCATCCAGCAAACGGTTGTGTTTCCTGTCTTTTTTAACGCTGTCTATATAACGGTTATGGGCTATGGTGTAAAGGTAATACCGGGGAGACCGGTGCGGGTCCAGTTTATGCCTGTCTTCCCATAAATTAATAAAAGCCTGTTGCACAATGTCTTCAGATTGTACCTTATTGTGTGTATAGGTGGTTATATAGGCTACCAGCCGGTCGTAATAGCACCGGAACAAATACCCGAAAGCCGCTTTGTCGTCTCTTTGTAACGCCCTTACCGCTTCTAACTCATTCATAGAGTGTATATGCTAATTTTTCAGCGTGTTGATAATTATTTGGTGTAAATATTATAAAAAAAATAATTCTTTTAAGGGTTTTTTGCTTATTTCAAGCATATAGAATATAAGATTAAATAAAAAACAGTGAAAACCCTTATCGCAAAACTACTTACCGGGACCATAACCGAACAGGAAAAAGAACGGCTGCGCGAATTATTGAAAGATCCGGACAACCGGACTTTGCTGGAAGAACACATACGTGATTATCACGATCTGAACCTGGCTGTGCTGGAAAATGATGTCGAAGGCGCTTATGCTAAAGTACTACGTGAAATAGAACACGAAAAAAAGCCGGTAAAAAAACTTGTCCCGAAGCTGTTAAGATATGCAGCGGCGATAATTGTATTGTTGGGAATAGGTCTGCTGGGAAAACAATACCTGTCACCCGGTACAGCACCGGATACCCTGGTCCCCAAAGACGAACTGATCACGCTTGATCTGGGTAACGGGCAAATCCGGACCATAGACCCTTCCCGTAACGGACAACTGACGGGTTCGGGCGGAAATACGGTAGCTATGCAATACAAAGGACGGTTGAGTTATGCTTCATCTCCTTCCGGGCAACAACGTGATTACAATACCTTGAAAGTACCCTACGGAAAGCGTTTTCAGGTGGAATTGTCCGATGGGACGGTAGTACATCTCAATGCCGGGACAGAACTGAGGTATCCTGTACGTTTTCCTGCGGATGAAGCCCGGGAAGTACACCTGAAAGGA contains the following coding sequences:
- a CDS encoding GDSL-type esterase/lipase family protein — encoded protein: MKQILIFLFLYGVCFLSFAQDAERFKEDIKAFRQESDTINLADYDALIVGSSSVRMWQDIDRYFPGHKFLNRGFGGSQMSDVRHYAEELIFRHPLEKLFLYEGDNDIAWGKRVGQVKRDFKKVLREVQKRMPGTQVYMISVKPSLQEERMDRKRRYLRLNRWMERYCNRKERFHFVDVWPAMLTKNGEPREELFIDDGIHMTHLGYEIWAMRITPFLR
- a CDS encoding Gfo/Idh/MocA family protein; this encodes MKNTRRDFIRTSAAFTAAVGIGTTIPSAFSMMAEQPKKKIRIGAIGIKGMGWADLNAILKHPDAECTALCDVDKNVLDKRIKELADKGIKVKGYGNYKDLLASNKVDAVVIGTPDHWHCLQMADACAAGKDIYVEKPLGNSIAECEAMVNAAQKYDRIVQVGQWQRSQKHFRDAVDFVHSGKLGKIRLVKAWAYQGWMKSIPVKPDGPVPEGVDYAGWLGPAEKRPFNPNRFHFDFRWFWDYAGGLMTDWGVHMLDYALIGMKATTPKSVMASGGKFAYPDDAAETPDTLTTVFEFDDFNVQWEHANGIDGGPYGRNHGVAFIGNKGTLVLNRDGWEVIPEEGRMEAVPLQKKVDDGLELHAVNFIEAIQKRDKSLLNCPVEAGAHIAVFSQMGNIAYRTGKKIYWDDAKKSFNDTNADKLIAASYHNGYTIPSF
- a CDS encoding RidA family protein translates to MDKRVAIFCLILFVFINTGCNNNAGSKIQTEKTEDKKAPVVKEKWHWGNPAKQSESAGYAQVVKAGNTIYVSGVPTDDLSPEGIAGVYKTLEECLNAFGASSKNVVKETLYTTDIETMKKYNDARKEFYQGDFPAASWVQVSRLYEPDAKLEVDLVAQITDGDE
- a CDS encoding Type 1 glutamine amidotransferase-like domain-containing protein, coding for MKLLLTSAGISNTSIRNALVDLLNKPITEANALFIPTAIHAIAGGTDIARKVICGTLGDPFCELGWKSLGVLELTALPSIKKELWIPTLRKTDALLVGGGDCQYLCYWMQQSGLAELLPSLLLNTVYVGLSAGSMIMTRFGTTYGNHTLPGESDKSLGIVDFALHPHLDHEWFPENSLANLEKLATTIPVPSYAIDDNTAIKVTDGNIEVISEGQWKLFTPDKTTNG
- a CDS encoding alpha/beta hydrolase-fold protein, coding for MKFKYIFLILILTHCLSLSGQEQNSLQQLRASIPLSYAQQDSIYSEILDESRKINIYLPESFHEASEEHQYPVLVLLEDEFFYMTSGVVKHLSSVERMPETIVVSILDMSYIPTVYTNGSTFWPAEKLSDENPGPFTKHLKEELFPYLESNYRANDFRMIIGLSWTSVYALHTFVKEPGLFDAHIAVAAGDILGMGYDAGERFIDLIAGEVKNHPGRKNYLYITSSDGDGGGNSPEIGEHLVELDRILSPLESENFQYVSKLFPNEGHYDVALPALIEALGMIFPKEEWFARYRDMVNKPGNAIDNIDKYYERLSKKYGFRILPRAERWNSVNRLSWIGPYLIRQGRVAEGIEIIERWVELRPNSPLALNELAKAYENSNRIEKAIVTLSKAYELSCQLKLPGSEQYLNHLEKLKTNANKQ
- a CDS encoding FecR family protein; the encoded protein is MKTLIAKLLTGTITEQEKERLRELLKDPDNRTLLEEHIRDYHDLNLAVLENDVEGAYAKVLREIEHEKKPVKKLVPKLLRYAAAIIVLLGIGLLGKQYLSPGTAPDTLVPKDELITLDLGNGQIRTIDPSRNGQLTGSGGNTVAMQYKGRLSYASSPSGQQRDYNTLKVPYGKRFQVELSDGTVVHLNAGTELRYPVRFPADEAREVHLKGEAYFNVSEDKEHPFMVSAEELDVKVLGTEFNVSVYPEDEVTDVILVEGSVSLSLHEGEKEGVTVLSPGDKGTLYHTGKTMSVTQVSTNIYTAWMNGELVFRSMPFNDILKKLERHYNIEIENTNETLGKELFNASFNEVPIDSVLSFFSDVHKIDFEIKDNKVFIR
- a CDS encoding RNA polymerase sigma factor is translated as MNELEAVRALQRDDKAAFGYLFRCYYDRLVAYITTYTHNKVQSEDIVQQAFINLWEDRHKLDPHRSPRYYLYTIAHNRYIDSVKKDRKHNRLLDELWEKALRERIAEDEEQLEKRIERMKSVIESLPPKCREIIRLNKMEGIKYRDIAVQLDISVKTVESQMRIAFQKIREAFKDDHLVLLVLARVFRKRKNLTSKKG
- a CDS encoding TlpA disulfide reductase family protein — encoded protein: MISEKLVILSLIAFNIITAQKPDFSLSGKTSDITDGTYLYLRDLVNGGNIDSALVRKNTFRFNTDLPEPTLFVMLFTKDRSKFKELWLEESTMTFDATECDFKNAKVTGSKNQTIATKLNETVYANVGSIPDDTLKQKEKDFINDHSDALLSAYILYGNHRWTQNEIGEFYSKLSGEVQTSSLGKKIAKDLEKDIPTIGEKYTDFNLTDPNGKPENLSDSTGKLTLLQFWSSSCDFSREMNSILTGIYRNYHSKGLEIISVSGDTNKEDWLNAIKEDKANWSQLSNLQGWNGEVFSAYGIRFTPSNFLIDEEGIIVARNLRGKELERKIKEYLK